In Diorhabda sublineata isolate icDioSubl1.1 chromosome 4, icDioSubl1.1, whole genome shotgun sequence, a single window of DNA contains:
- the LOC130443257 gene encoding uncharacterized protein LOC130443257 isoform X1 gives MSQKRKIDSECRALQPKWEIAYFFMEWKGYASFKCFSCVGGPNTKCARELSQDETENCETQCFETYIEYQSGVFPLVERRCWDKPANTNKRNYCEWLPSQSRILNTNATIKSCSTCESSKCNNNQKLAPVKPTCKA, from the exons atgtcacaaaaacgtaAAATTGATAGTGAGTGCAGAGCTTTACAGCCTAAATgggaaattgcatattttttcatggAATGGAAAG GCTATGCAAGTTTCAAATGTTTCTCATGCGTTGGTGGGCCAAACACGAAATGTGCGCGAGAACTAAGTCAAGACGAAACGGAAAATTGTGAAACACAATGTTTTGAAACATATATAGAGTATCAAA GTGGTGTATTTCCGTTGGTAGAACGTAGATGCTGGGATAAACCTGCAAATACTAATAAACGGAATTATTGTGAATGGTTACCATCTCAATCAAGAATTTTAAACACCAACGCTACAATAAAAAGTTGTTCGACTTGTGAGTCATCTAAATGTAATAATAACCAAAAACTTGCTCCAG